The Sulfurimonas lithotrophica genome includes a region encoding these proteins:
- a CDS encoding patatin-like phospholipase family protein, whose translation MKKRVSLVLGSGGARGLAHIGVIRWLEENGYKIDSISGCSMGALIGAFYAVGKLDAYVEWLDDIDTLDMLKLLDFKGDGGLVLGDKLMSKLQDIAGEHNIEDLPINFTAVATDINAEKEIWIKKGSLMDAIRASISLPLFFSPYRYKDKLLVDGGVLNPVPIAPTFNDDTDITIAVNLGAEPSSDVISDDNKEEPKDIKSKIKEYMSKITMPDSVFSENGMHMVANKSFDTMQGSIANMKLAAYPPDIEIKIPRNICGIFDFKLSRKIIDYGYNKCKESFEK comes from the coding sequence ATGAAAAAAAGAGTTTCATTAGTTCTTGGGAGTGGTGGAGCAAGAGGTTTGGCACATATCGGTGTTATACGTTGGCTTGAAGAAAACGGTTATAAAATCGATTCTATTTCAGGATGCTCTATGGGAGCTTTAATAGGTGCTTTTTATGCCGTCGGTAAACTAGACGCTTATGTAGAATGGTTAGATGATATAGATACATTGGATATGCTTAAACTTTTAGATTTCAAAGGTGACGGCGGTTTGGTTTTAGGTGATAAACTCATGTCAAAACTTCAAGATATAGCCGGAGAGCATAACATAGAAGATTTGCCTATAAACTTTACAGCTGTTGCGACGGATATAAATGCAGAGAAAGAAATCTGGATAAAAAAAGGCTCGTTAATGGATGCGATAAGGGCATCTATTTCACTTCCGTTATTTTTTTCACCTTACCGTTATAAGGACAAGCTTTTGGTAGATGGAGGTGTTTTAAACCCCGTTCCGATAGCTCCTACGTTTAATGACGATACGGATATTACAATAGCTGTAAATTTAGGAGCCGAGCCAAGTTCTGATGTGATATCTGATGATAATAAAGAAGAACCTAAAGATATTAAATCCAAAATAAAAGAGTATATGAGTAAGATAACTATGCCTGACTCTGTCTTCTCGGAGAATGGAATGCATATGGTGGCTAACAAGTCTTTTGATACGATGCAGGGAAGTATTGCCAATATGAAACTTGCGGCTTATCCACCGGATATAGAGATAAAAATACCAAGAAATATATGTGGAATTTTTGATTTTAAGCTTTCAAGAAAGATTATTGATTATGGATATAACAAGTGTAAAGAGAGTTTTGAAAAATAG
- a CDS encoding sensor histidine kinase translates to MFHNLRLNIFIYYFFTTLGFLFVLYYFLEVLEFGDVYLLLAILATLAIFSGVFISKLAIEPFQEHLNNIEHLSKETLHELNLPIATIKTNTQMLSKNMNNEKDLKRISRILSASNMLEQRYNELDYMIKTHTTKEINEDFFLDELVKERIDFLQGIYPNKTFKLKLERVNIFNDKIGLGKVIDNIIDNGIKYSKNSDIIDIYLKNKYLTIQDYGQGMDESELLKVFDKYYQGDTGAKGFGIGLSLVKRFCDKQNIKLSIDSKPNYGTKITLMFK, encoded by the coding sequence TTGTTTCATAATTTACGTTTAAATATTTTTATATATTACTTTTTCACTACACTCGGTTTTTTGTTTGTCTTGTATTACTTTTTAGAAGTTTTAGAGTTTGGCGACGTTTACTTACTTTTGGCCATTTTAGCAACTCTTGCGATATTTTCCGGTGTATTTATCTCAAAATTGGCAATTGAACCGTTTCAAGAGCACTTAAACAACATAGAACATTTATCCAAAGAGACACTGCATGAGTTAAACCTTCCTATAGCTACGATAAAAACAAATACACAGATGCTTTCAAAAAATATGAATAATGAAAAAGATCTAAAAAGAATTTCAAGAATTCTTAGTGCATCAAATATGCTTGAACAACGTTACAACGAACTAGATTATATGATTAAAACCCACACTACAAAAGAGATTAATGAAGATTTTTTTTTAGATGAACTTGTAAAAGAACGTATAGATTTTTTACAAGGCATCTATCCCAACAAAACATTCAAACTAAAACTTGAGAGAGTAAACATATTTAACGATAAAATTGGACTTGGAAAAGTTATTGATAATATAATCGATAACGGTATAAAATACAGTAAAAACAGTGATATTATAGATATTTATTTAAAAAACAAATATTTAACTATACAAGACTATGGTCAGGGTATGGATGAAAGTGAACTGCTAAAAGTTTTTGACAAATACTATCAAGGCGATACAGGTGCAAAAGGTTTTGGTATCGGACTTAGTCTGGTAAAAAGATTTTGCGATAAACAAAATATAAAATTATCCATAGATTCAAAACCGAATTATGGTACAAAAATAACTCTAATGTTTAAATAA
- the exbD gene encoding TonB system transport protein ExbD — protein MAKCKKAPKRFDEINVIPFIDIMLVLLVMVLTTATFIKQGVIPVDLPKAKKADKQDVKKELNIYVNAKGELFFEKEKVDLKELRTKLETISKEQTVVLRSDKESRFQDFVSVMDILKELKHEQLYIVTKE, from the coding sequence ATGGCAAAATGTAAAAAAGCTCCAAAAAGATTTGATGAGATAAACGTCATACCGTTTATCGATATTATGCTTGTACTCTTAGTTATGGTTTTAACTACTGCCACTTTTATAAAACAGGGAGTAATCCCCGTAGATTTGCCAAAAGCCAAAAAAGCAGACAAACAAGATGTAAAAAAAGAGCTCAACATCTATGTGAATGCTAAAGGTGAGCTATTTTTTGAAAAAGAAAAGGTCGATTTAAAAGAATTAAGAACCAAACTTGAGACTATCTCCAAAGAGCAAACGGTAGTACTTAGAAGCGATAAAGAATCACGTTTTCAGGATTTTGTAAGCGTTATGGATATTTTAAAAGAATTGAAGCATGAACAACTTTATATAGTTACTAAAGAGTAG
- the pyrC gene encoding dihydroorotase, whose protein sequence is MKTHTLLMPLDMHLHLRDGVMLENIAPLSAYSFSGAIIMPNLVPPVTTLDDVKKYKKRIMATVPNDYFEPYMTLFYKNYDKAFLESVVDNITAIKLYPDGATTNSDGGVSSFDIEEMRETLEAMSELDIPLCVHGETAGFVMDREAEFMSIYELLAKNFPNLKIIMEHITTKAAVDMLDKYDNLYATITVHHLLLTLDDVVGGMMMPHHFCKPIAKRPEDLDALLSVALEAHPKVMFGSDSAPHPKNKKESCGCAAGVFTAPIALQLLCEIFEQYDKLDNLQAFVSDNAQSIYGICPEFKEVVLEKRPFEVPASYSDVVPLYAGKEIGWAIQSVE, encoded by the coding sequence ATGAAAACCCATACACTTTTGATGCCACTAGATATGCACTTACACCTTCGTGACGGTGTGATGCTTGAAAACATTGCACCTCTTAGTGCTTACAGTTTTTCAGGTGCTATAATTATGCCAAACTTGGTTCCGCCGGTAACTACACTAGATGATGTAAAAAAATATAAAAAACGTATTATGGCAACAGTTCCAAACGATTATTTTGAGCCGTATATGACACTTTTTTACAAAAACTACGATAAAGCATTTCTTGAGAGTGTTGTTGATAATATAACTGCAATAAAGCTATACCCTGACGGTGCGACTACAAATTCGGACGGTGGAGTTAGCAGTTTTGACATAGAAGAGATGCGTGAAACTTTAGAAGCGATGAGTGAACTTGACATTCCTTTATGTGTACACGGCGAAACAGCAGGTTTTGTTATGGACAGAGAAGCCGAGTTTATGAGTATCTATGAGCTTTTAGCTAAAAACTTTCCAAATCTAAAAATCATTATGGAACATATCACAACTAAAGCCGCAGTAGATATGTTAGACAAGTACGATAATCTTTATGCGACTATAACTGTTCATCACCTGCTTTTAACACTAGATGACGTAGTGGGCGGTATGATGATGCCACACCACTTTTGCAAACCAATAGCAAAACGTCCTGAGGATTTGGATGCACTGCTGAGTGTTGCACTAGAAGCTCATCCTAAAGTTATGTTCGGTTCAGACTCTGCTCCGCATCCCAAAAATAAAAAAGAATCATGTGGCTGTGCAGCCGGTGTATTTACAGCACCTATCGCTCTTCAGCTTCTTTGTGAGATATTTGAACAGTACGATAAACTCGATAACTTACAAGCATTTGTAAGCGACAATGCACAAAGCATCTACGGTATATGTCCCGAATTTAAAGAAGTCGTTTTAGAAAAACGCCCTTTTGAAGTACCGGCTAGTTACTCAGATGTAGTACCTTTATATGCAGGTAAAGAAATTGGTTGGGCAATTCAAAGCGTTGAATAA
- a CDS encoding sensor domain-containing diguanylate cyclase has translation MSSKKQQNTNIINENNIGTILTFGPFIFIPLTVLLFSLLIINTSNESFKKNVEKVEQNLHHTHRKTIKAQVESMVNHIVYHKSITKQDMKKRIKSRVNNAIKIAKAIETKYRDTKSKKEIQEIIIEALRPMLWNNGESFIWILDFKGVFYLSPKYLKHLEGSSIIDFKDANGKEIIKDEIKLCKNEGEGFLWDTFTRPGFDKTKQFKQLAFVKSVGFYDWYMGSSEYLDSATKSADKILLTSISKIDAMNSNYFYIVKRDGTMLLHSAMNEMVGKNIKSYKEGIAKNIYKMIYDIFRDNNSGYITYDWDNPKTKKDEKKYTYIQAVPNSDWIVATGYYESTVKDEVAKQSRELYEAHNMKLTNLVFGSIILLIVSLFISYFVSRFIKKSFENYQEEITAKAKELKVLNNSLESKVKERTKELMQATKDLEKIAKTDYLTKAHSRYSIMEVLKHEIHRCNRHKTILSLAMVDIDFFKRINDIYGHDKGDFVLVELVKLLKLNLRDIDYIGRYGGEEFLLLMPDTKIAGAKSTIERMMKSISEYDFGLDKPLTISVGLVEYEENESIDIFLKRADTLLYESKENGRNLVTI, from the coding sequence ATGAGCAGTAAAAAACAGCAAAATACAAATATTATAAACGAAAACAATATAGGTACTATTTTAACATTTGGACCTTTTATATTTATCCCTTTAACGGTATTGCTATTTAGTTTATTAATTATAAATACAAGCAATGAAAGCTTTAAGAAAAATGTAGAAAAAGTAGAACAAAATCTTCATCATACCCATAGAAAAACTATAAAAGCTCAAGTTGAATCTATGGTCAATCACATAGTTTACCATAAAAGCATCACAAAACAAGATATGAAAAAGCGTATAAAAAGCAGGGTAAACAATGCTATAAAAATCGCAAAAGCAATAGAGACAAAATATAGGGACACTAAATCAAAAAAAGAGATACAAGAGATAATTATAGAAGCACTTCGTCCGATGCTGTGGAACAATGGTGAGAGTTTTATATGGATATTGGATTTTAAAGGAGTTTTTTATTTGTCTCCAAAATATTTAAAGCATCTTGAGGGAAGTTCTATAATAGATTTTAAAGATGCCAACGGCAAGGAGATAATAAAAGATGAGATTAAACTTTGTAAAAATGAAGGGGAAGGTTTCTTATGGGATACTTTTACAAGACCCGGTTTTGATAAAACAAAACAGTTTAAACAACTTGCTTTTGTAAAAAGTGTAGGTTTTTACGACTGGTATATGGGAAGTTCGGAGTATCTTGATAGTGCTACTAAAAGTGCAGACAAAATTTTACTCACAAGTATATCAAAAATAGATGCTATGAACTCGAATTACTTTTATATTGTAAAAAGAGACGGGACTATGCTTTTGCATTCAGCCATGAATGAAATGGTCGGTAAAAATATTAAGTCGTATAAAGAGGGAATAGCAAAAAATATTTATAAAATGATATATGATATTTTTAGAGACAATAATTCAGGTTATATTACATATGATTGGGATAATCCAAAAACAAAAAAAGATGAGAAAAAATATACATATATACAAGCAGTGCCGAATTCTGACTGGATAGTTGCTACGGGTTATTACGAATCTACGGTAAAAGATGAAGTCGCAAAACAAAGCAGAGAATTGTATGAAGCTCATAACATGAAGCTTACAAACTTAGTTTTTGGAAGTATTATCCTTCTTATAGTGTCTTTATTTATATCATATTTTGTATCACGTTTTATAAAAAAATCGTTTGAAAATTATCAAGAAGAGATTACGGCAAAAGCCAAAGAGTTAAAAGTTTTAAATAATTCTCTTGAATCAAAAGTTAAGGAGAGAACTAAAGAGCTGATGCAAGCCACAAAAGATTTGGAAAAAATTGCAAAAACCGATTATTTGACAAAAGCTCACAGTCGGTACTCTATTATGGAAGTATTAAAGCATGAAATTCATCGTTGTAACCGTCATAAAACTATACTTAGTTTAGCAATGGTTGATATAGATTTTTTTAAAAGAATTAATGATATATACGGCCATGACAAGGGTGATTTTGTATTGGTTGAACTTGTTAAACTTTTAAAGTTAAATTTAAGAGATATAGACTATATTGGCAGATACGGCGGAGAAGAATTTTTGCTTCTGATGCCTGATACGAAAATAGCCGGTGCAAAGAGCACTATTGAGAGAATGATGAAAAGTATTTCTGAATATGACTTTGGGTTAGATAAACCTTTGACGATAAGTGTAGGTTTGGTGGAATATGAAGAAAATGAGTCTATAGATATATTTTTAAAAAGAGCAGATACTTTACTGTATGAGTCAAAAGAAAATGGTAGAAATTTAGTAACTATTTAA
- a CDS encoding SAM-dependent methyltransferase, translated as MNLEQVVPWGRNLKEYKEMFLLNEENITSNILGCGDGPSSFNYELTKQNGNVISIDPIYQFSQKKIRQRIDETSSIIINQLTENKDDFVWRNISCVDELIEIRLNAMNNFLKDYEIGKSENRYIFEELPKLSFNDNSFDLVLCSHFLFLYSEHFNLQFHIDSILEMIRVSKNEVRIFPILNLKNEKSIHLKDVLEVLENKGYKFKIVKTNYEFQKCADEMLRIIK; from the coding sequence TTGAACTTAGAACAAGTGGTACCGTGGGGTAGAAATTTAAAAGAATATAAAGAGATGTTTTTACTAAATGAAGAAAACATTACCTCTAATATTTTAGGATGCGGAGACGGTCCGTCAAGTTTTAACTATGAACTAACAAAACAAAATGGAAATGTTATATCAATTGACCCTATTTATCAGTTTTCGCAAAAAAAAATAAGACAAAGGATAGATGAAACATCATCAATAATTATCAATCAATTAACGGAAAATAAAGATGATTTTGTTTGGAGAAATATCTCTTGTGTAGATGAACTAATAGAAATAAGACTAAACGCCATGAATAATTTTTTAAAAGACTATGAAATCGGAAAATCAGAAAATAGATATATTTTTGAAGAATTACCAAAATTATCTTTTAATGATAATAGTTTTGATTTGGTTTTGTGTTCACACTTTTTATTCCTATATAGTGAGCATTTTAATCTACAGTTTCATATAGATTCTATACTTGAAATGATAAGAGTTTCAAAAAATGAAGTTAGAATTTTTCCTATTTTAAATTTAAAAAATGAAAAATCTATCCATCTAAAAGATGTATTAGAAGTTTTAGAAAATAAAGGTTATAAGTTTAAGATAGTAAAAACCAATTATGAGTTTCAAAAATGTGCGGATGAGATGTTAAGGATTATAAAATAA
- a CDS encoding HD-GYP domain-containing protein — MKSGLKPSNIISTKVRLFLYLSSLSTMIFSQNYCINVCPFIDELSYNTLTFNLFIIFIFHIMIRELLYYFFDKTPSGLTLPRFLYYLSIISWMIAGIGAFLLHNYLYPYFPIGSHLKLLSSYWVLGAGLLAQLEYIIFEQRYKQIVDVLYIKEFNENISRRIFESFLILSAAPSITIILILARYRNETLQGSHILEEIAYVIVLFISVAIICAYYFGKMLKEDTKKVLENIHEIKHSNYNITHNIARADEIGEISQAIESMAHEIGNLNQEIVSTQTEIVNTMGEIAETRSKETGNHVKRVALYSELLALKYGMDANEAKLLKQASPMHDIGKIGIPDSILNKPGRHTKEEFEIMKTHANLGYDILKNSSREILKAAAIVAYEHHEKYDGSGYPRGLSGKDIHIYGRITAVADVFDALGSDRVYKKAWDDDKIFELFKEESGKHFDPRLVKLFFENIDEILKIRNSLKDSI, encoded by the coding sequence ATGAAAAGTGGACTTAAACCCTCAAATATTATCTCTACAAAAGTACGTCTTTTTTTATATCTGTCTTCACTCTCAACAATGATTTTTTCACAAAACTATTGTATAAACGTATGTCCATTTATTGATGAGCTTTCTTATAATACCCTTACCTTTAATCTTTTTATTATATTTATTTTTCATATTATGATCAGAGAACTTCTATACTATTTTTTCGACAAAACCCCATCAGGTTTAACTCTGCCTCGTTTTCTGTACTACCTATCTATTATCTCTTGGATGATTGCTGGTATAGGAGCATTTCTTTTGCATAACTATTTATATCCCTATTTTCCAATAGGAAGCCATTTAAAACTTCTGAGCAGTTACTGGGTGCTTGGTGCAGGACTTCTTGCCCAGCTTGAATATATAATATTTGAGCAAAGATATAAACAGATAGTTGATGTTTTATACATAAAAGAGTTTAACGAAAATATATCACGCAGAATTTTTGAGAGTTTTCTTATACTGAGTGCTGCCCCTTCCATAACCATTATATTAATACTTGCACGTTATAGAAATGAAACGCTTCAAGGCTCTCACATACTAGAAGAGATAGCCTATGTTATAGTTTTGTTTATATCGGTAGCTATTATATGTGCATACTATTTTGGAAAGATGCTAAAAGAAGACACAAAAAAAGTGCTTGAGAATATACATGAGATAAAACACTCAAACTACAATATAACCCATAATATTGCAAGGGCTGATGAGATAGGTGAGATATCTCAAGCTATAGAATCTATGGCTCATGAGATTGGCAACCTAAATCAAGAGATAGTCTCAACTCAAACAGAAATTGTAAATACTATGGGGGAAATTGCAGAAACGAGAAGCAAAGAGACAGGAAACCATGTAAAACGAGTGGCACTTTACTCAGAGCTTTTAGCCTTAAAATACGGTATGGATGCAAATGAAGCAAAACTTTTAAAACAAGCATCCCCAATGCACGATATTGGAAAAATAGGAATACCCGACAGTATATTAAATAAACCGGGACGCCACACAAAAGAAGAGTTTGAGATTATGAAGACACATGCAAACCTTGGTTATGACATACTAAAAAATTCTAGTAGAGAGATTTTAAAAGCTGCTGCAATAGTTGCATATGAACATCATGAAAAGTATGATGGTAGTGGATATCCAAGAGGCTTAAGCGGTAAAGATATACATATATACGGTCGTATTACGGCTGTTGCAGATGTATTTGATGCATTGGGTTCTGATAGGGTATATAAAAAAGCTTGGGATGATGATAAAATTTTTGAGCTTTTTAAAGAGGAAAGCGGAAAACATTTTGACCCACGTTTAGTAAAATTGTTTTTCGAAAATATAGATGAGATTTTAAAAATAAGAAATAGTCTAAAAGATAGTATATAA
- the pepN gene encoding aminopeptidase N, whose protein sequence is MSEIKEIYLKDYKQPEFKVSKCDLCFELYDDYTIVTNTMNIESSKKDNQLYTLKLNSIDLELIELYLNDLKLSDARYSYKDEVLSVYNTPNKFSLKIKNKIYPQNNTELEGLYKSGSIFCTQNEPEGFRRITPYIDRPDVMAVYTTTIIADKKKYPVLLSNGNKQSENQYGDKHSVTWFDPHPKPSYLFALVAGDLGVINDSFRTMSGNDIELNIYCDLGNESKCFHAMRSLKDAMLWDEEKYGREYDLDIYNIVAVDSFNMGAMENKGLNIFNSHYVLANEELATDRDFMGIQSVIAHEYFHNWTGNRITCRDWFQLTLKEGLTVFRDQCFSADLNSKEVARIEDVKALRERQFVEDASPTSHPIQPESYISMNNFYTATVYEKGAEVIRMIHTLLGEEKYRKATDLYFESFDGQAVTTKDFLWAMSEAGKVDLTQFERWYHQNGTPRLLVSEKYENNKYILRLTQVIPNTLEGQRQRVYFFPLKIALLNEEGKEILEETLTISKEFEEFSWETDSKPILSINRDFSAPIIIKQEQNDYQFLSRHDSNSFVRYESMHSFGVDTLEKIIHNDEIDREFVDTYGYILDADLNLSFKALLLELPSVSTLMQRQEVVDFEPIYEANEKLQKHLASVYKDKLLSIYKNNHLPKDDSIESLSMDRRAIKNRVLKLLSMLGDEDIIDLVKNQYDNSSTMTDKIAALDILENTTQKEGAVSLSDFYQRYKNDTLVMNKYFAILAASEREGTLDRVMALQNDDVYDEKIPNLVRSLIGVFARNYKHFHSKDGLGYKFVADKIIEIDKINAQMASALAGAFKIYEKMNETNKKLMKAELKRVVSTHSLSKNCYEIVNKILTK, encoded by the coding sequence ATGAGTGAAATAAAAGAGATATATTTAAAAGATTATAAACAACCAGAATTTAAAGTAAGCAAATGTGATTTGTGTTTTGAACTTTATGATGATTATACGATAGTAACAAATACGATGAATATAGAGAGTTCAAAAAAAGATAATCAGCTATATACTCTTAAGTTAAACAGTATAGATTTAGAACTGATTGAATTATATTTAAATGACTTAAAACTCTCGGATGCAAGGTACAGCTATAAAGATGAGGTATTGAGTGTTTACAATACGCCAAACAAATTTTCTCTAAAGATAAAAAATAAAATATACCCCCAAAATAACACGGAATTAGAAGGCTTATATAAATCAGGTTCAATTTTTTGTACACAAAACGAACCTGAAGGTTTTCGTCGTATAACACCTTATATAGACAGACCCGACGTTATGGCTGTATATACTACTACAATAATTGCTGATAAAAAAAAGTATCCGGTATTACTCTCAAACGGAAATAAGCAAAGTGAAAATCAGTATGGTGACAAGCACAGTGTTACTTGGTTTGATCCGCATCCCAAACCCTCATACCTTTTTGCATTGGTAGCAGGTGATTTGGGTGTTATAAACGACAGCTTTAGAACAATGAGCGGTAATGATATCGAGTTAAATATCTATTGTGATTTAGGAAATGAATCTAAATGTTTTCATGCTATGAGGTCTTTAAAAGATGCAATGCTTTGGGATGAGGAAAAATACGGTCGAGAGTATGACTTGGATATTTACAACATAGTAGCCGTTGACAGCTTTAATATGGGTGCTATGGAGAATAAGGGCTTAAACATATTTAACTCACATTATGTGCTGGCAAACGAAGAGTTGGCAACCGACAGAGATTTTATGGGTATTCAAAGTGTAATAGCACATGAGTATTTTCATAACTGGACCGGGAATAGGATTACGTGTCGCGATTGGTTCCAGCTTACTTTAAAAGAGGGGCTTACCGTTTTTCGCGACCAGTGCTTTTCAGCCGATTTAAACTCTAAAGAGGTTGCTCGCATCGAAGATGTTAAAGCTTTAAGAGAGCGTCAGTTTGTAGAAGATGCATCTCCGACCTCACATCCTATTCAACCCGAATCGTACATATCTATGAATAACTTCTACACGGCGACCGTTTATGAAAAAGGTGCTGAAGTCATAAGAATGATACACACGCTTTTAGGGGAAGAAAAATACAGAAAAGCTACTGATCTGTACTTTGAGAGTTTTGACGGGCAAGCCGTGACTACAAAAGATTTTTTATGGGCTATGAGTGAAGCGGGTAAAGTTGATTTAACACAGTTTGAGAGATGGTATCATCAAAACGGTACACCTAGACTGCTTGTCAGTGAAAAATATGAGAATAATAAATATATACTTCGTCTTACTCAGGTTATTCCAAATACACTTGAAGGTCAGAGACAAAGAGTTTATTTCTTTCCGCTAAAAATAGCACTCTTAAATGAAGAAGGAAAAGAGATACTTGAAGAGACTCTAACAATCTCAAAAGAGTTTGAAGAGTTTTCATGGGAAACGGATTCAAAACCGATTCTCTCTATAAACCGTGATTTCTCGGCTCCTATTATTATTAAACAAGAACAAAATGATTATCAGTTTTTAAGCAGACACGATTCAAACTCTTTTGTAAGGTACGAGTCGATGCACTCATTCGGTGTCGATACACTTGAGAAGATAATACATAACGACGAGATTGATAGAGAGTTTGTAGATACATACGGATATATTCTGGATGCAGACCTAAATTTGTCGTTTAAAGCTCTTTTGCTTGAACTTCCTTCAGTCTCTACTCTGATGCAAAGACAGGAAGTAGTTGATTTTGAACCTATATATGAAGCCAACGAGAAGCTTCAAAAGCATCTGGCATCCGTATATAAAGACAAACTGTTATCGATTTATAAGAATAATCATTTACCTAAAGACGATTCTATAGAATCACTTAGTATGGATAGACGAGCTATTAAAAACAGGGTTTTAAAACTCTTAAGTATGCTTGGAGATGAGGACATTATTGATTTGGTAAAAAATCAATACGATAACTCATCTACTATGACGGATAAAATAGCAGCTTTGGATATCTTGGAAAATACGACTCAAAAAGAAGGTGCTGTTTCATTGAGCGATTTTTATCAAAGATATAAAAACGATACCTTGGTTATGAATAAATATTTTGCAATACTTGCCGCATCTGAGAGAGAAGGTACCTTAGATAGGGTAATGGCACTTCAAAATGATGATGTATATGATGAAAAAATTCCAAACCTTGTTCGCTCTTTGATAGGAGTGTTTGCACGTAACTATAAACATTTTCATTCAAAAGACGGACTCGGATATAAATTTGTAGCCGATAAAATAATTGAAATAGATAAAATCAATGCACAAATGGCATCAGCGCTGGCGGGGGCATTTAAAATTTACGAGAAAATGAATGAAACAAATAAAAAACTTATGAAAGCAGAATTAAAACGTGTAGTTTCTACACACTCACTTTCAAAAAATTGTTATGAAATTGTAAACAAAATTTTAACAAAATAG
- a CDS encoding response regulator transcription factor encodes MNKILLLEDDILLGETLIDLLEDEGYAVSHFPNGQDALDATFENKFDLYLLDINVPQIDGLTLLKELRDASDNTPAIYLTSHQEKDKLLEGFNNGCDDFIKKPFDNDELLVRIASIFKRTKTNNSDCVGELCHDATHKRILYKSHELDLSQKEYKLLLLLMRHVNSTVPKELILDELWNLSEGGSDGALRVYINRLKHLLPEINIQNVRAVGYKLVS; translated from the coding sequence TTGAATAAAATACTACTTTTAGAAGACGATATACTACTTGGGGAAACTCTGATAGATTTACTTGAAGATGAAGGCTATGCCGTATCTCATTTTCCAAACGGTCAAGATGCTTTGGATGCAACATTTGAGAATAAGTTTGATTTGTATCTTTTGGATATAAACGTTCCTCAAATAGACGGTCTAACTCTACTAAAAGAGTTAAGAGATGCAAGTGACAATACACCTGCCATATATCTTACCTCCCATCAAGAAAAAGATAAACTTCTTGAAGGCTTTAACAACGGATGTGACGACTTTATAAAAAAACCTTTTGACAATGATGAACTTCTTGTTAGAATAGCTTCTATTTTTAAAAGAACCAAAACAAATAATTCAGATTGTGTCGGAGAGTTATGTCACGATGCAACCCACAAAAGAATCCTTTACAAATCTCATGAGCTGGACTTATCTCAAAAAGAGTATAAACTTTTACTACTGCTTATGCGACACGTGAATTCAACCGTACCAAAAGAGCTTATTTTGGATGAGTTATGGAATCTTAGTGAAGGTGGAAGCGATGGAGCATTAAGAGTTTATATAAACCGTCTTAAACATCTTCTTCCCGAAATAAATATTCAAAACGTAAGAGCCGTAGGGTATAAACTTGTTTCATAA
- the exbB gene encoding TonB-system energizer ExbB, translating to MEDINFLAYAEQAVDYGVMGVLILMSIVTLWLFIERMMFYKSVRIDDYDHRDNLEMDLTDNISVISAIGSNAPYVGLLGTVLGIMITFYTLGDAGAVDAKKIMIGLALALKATAMGLVVAIPSIIFYTISLRKIERILTKFDVQNGKM from the coding sequence ATGGAAGATATAAATTTTTTAGCATATGCCGAACAAGCCGTTGACTACGGTGTGATGGGTGTTCTTATTCTTATGAGTATAGTTACTTTATGGCTTTTTATAGAGAGAATGATGTTTTACAAAAGTGTACGCATAGATGATTACGACCATAGAGACAATTTAGAAATGGATTTAACGGACAACATTAGCGTTATCAGTGCTATAGGTTCAAACGCTCCCTATGTAGGACTTCTTGGAACAGTCCTTGGAATCATGATTACCTTTTATACCCTCGGAGATGCGGGGGCGGTAGATGCAAAGAAAATTATGATAGGTCTGGCACTTGCACTTAAAGCTACGGCAATGGGTCTTGTAGTAGCAATTCCCTCTATTATATTTTATACTATATCTTTAAGAAAGATAGAAAGAATCCTTACAAAGTTTGACGTACAAAATGGCAAAATGTAA